In Hoeflea ulvae, one genomic interval encodes:
- a CDS encoding TAXI family TRAP transporter solute-binding subunit — protein MISFNRRSLVTLMAATAMGLTLAPAKADQFVNILTGGTSGVYYPLGVGLSKIYAEKIEGVRTQVQSTKASVENLNLLQQGKGELALALGDSVKLAWEGDADAGFKAPLDKLRGISAVYPNYIQIVASKESGIANFADLKGKSLSVGAAKSGTELNARKIFEAAGMSYDDLSKTEYLPFAESVELIKNRQLDATLQSAGLGVSSIKDLSTSVDIQMVAVPSDVVDALGAPYISATIPAGTYTGQDADVQTVAVVNFLVTHSDVSDDLAYEMTKQLFENLPDLEAAHKAAAQIKLENALKGMPVPLHPGAERYYKEKGMM, from the coding sequence ATGATCAGTTTCAATCGCAGAAGTCTTGTTACCCTGATGGCAGCCACTGCCATGGGCCTTACGCTGGCGCCGGCCAAGGCCGACCAGTTCGTCAACATCCTCACCGGCGGCACTTCGGGCGTCTATTACCCGCTCGGTGTCGGCCTGTCGAAGATCTATGCCGAAAAGATCGAAGGCGTGCGCACCCAGGTGCAGTCGACCAAGGCGTCGGTGGAAAACCTCAACCTGCTGCAGCAGGGCAAGGGTGAACTGGCCCTGGCGCTCGGCGATTCCGTCAAGCTCGCCTGGGAGGGCGATGCGGATGCCGGTTTCAAGGCCCCGCTCGACAAGCTGCGCGGCATTTCAGCCGTCTACCCGAACTACATCCAGATCGTGGCGTCGAAGGAATCCGGCATTGCCAATTTCGCCGACCTGAAGGGCAAGAGCCTGTCGGTGGGTGCGGCAAAGTCCGGCACCGAGCTCAACGCGCGCAAGATCTTCGAAGCGGCCGGCATGTCCTATGACGATCTGTCCAAGACCGAATATCTGCCATTTGCGGAATCGGTCGAGCTGATCAAGAACCGTCAGCTGGACGCGACCTTGCAGTCGGCCGGTCTCGGCGTGTCGTCGATCAAGGATCTGTCGACCTCGGTGGACATCCAGATGGTGGCCGTGCCTTCCGACGTGGTCGATGCGCTCGGCGCGCCTTACATCTCGGCGACCATTCCGGCCGGCACCTATACCGGTCAGGACGCCGATGTTCAGACCGTCGCAGTGGTCAATTTCCTCGTCACCCATTCCGATGTCAGTGACGATCTCGCCTATGAGATGACCAAGCAGCTGTTCGAAAACCTTCCCGACCTGGAAGCCGCCCACAAGGCCGCAGCCCAGATCAAGCTGGAAAATGCCCTCAAGGGCATGCCGGTGCCGCTGCATCCGGGCGCAGAACGCTACTACAAGGAAAAGGGCATGATGTAA
- a CDS encoding GMC oxidoreductase codes for MQSIKADVIIIGTGVGGSAVAHQLAGSGARILMLERGDFLANEPQNSDAESVFAQARYKTTDLWQDPAGRTYRPGQYYYVGGHTKFYGTAMFRFRESDFNETEMDHAASPAWPVSYADLEPYYAAAENLYGVRGDQGTDPTEPPRSAPFPHPAIPHEPVIKTLSGRLRDLGLTPFPMPAAVDYGEGGNCRRCGTCDAFACRFDAKGDADVRIMRPLLDHPDIRLERNAKVTRLIADRDGRRIVAAEILRDGETLRAEAPLFVLSAGAINSALILLRSACEPMPDGLANSSGVVGRYLMNHHLTGLMGVNPLAVNDTKFPKTLSVNDFYHGLPGDPDARGNMQMLGNIQGAMIRATYPAMPRLAANWLARHSVDVLAMSEDLPDACSRVRMLAGDRVEVDYRPGGTAAHDRFVTHLRRVLRRAGFPLVLRHGFGIEAPSHQCGTVRMGDDPASSALDSLCRAHDHPNLHVVDAGFFPSSAALNPALTIAAQALRVGAHLRDTHAA; via the coding sequence ATGCAGAGCATCAAGGCAGATGTGATCATCATCGGCACCGGCGTCGGCGGCAGCGCCGTGGCGCATCAACTGGCTGGTTCCGGCGCCAGGATCCTGATGCTCGAGCGCGGTGACTTCTTGGCCAACGAACCCCAAAACAGCGATGCCGAGTCGGTGTTTGCGCAGGCCCGCTACAAGACCACCGATCTCTGGCAGGACCCGGCGGGCAGAACCTACCGGCCCGGCCAATACTATTATGTCGGCGGTCATACCAAATTCTACGGCACCGCCATGTTCCGGTTTCGCGAAAGCGATTTCAACGAGACAGAGATGGACCATGCCGCTTCGCCTGCCTGGCCCGTCAGCTATGCCGATCTTGAACCCTATTACGCCGCCGCCGAAAATCTCTATGGCGTGCGCGGAGACCAAGGCACCGACCCGACAGAGCCGCCGCGCTCCGCGCCATTCCCACACCCCGCCATCCCGCATGAGCCGGTGATCAAAACCCTGTCCGGCCGCTTGCGCGATCTCGGGCTGACGCCATTCCCGATGCCCGCGGCGGTGGATTATGGCGAAGGCGGCAACTGCCGGCGCTGCGGCACCTGCGACGCCTTCGCCTGCCGCTTTGATGCCAAGGGCGATGCCGATGTCAGGATCATGCGGCCGCTGCTTGACCATCCCGACATAAGGCTGGAACGCAATGCAAAGGTCACAAGGCTGATCGCCGACAGAGACGGTCGCCGCATCGTCGCCGCCGAAATCCTGCGCGACGGCGAGACCCTGCGCGCCGAAGCACCGCTGTTCGTGCTGTCTGCCGGGGCGATCAATTCGGCGCTGATCCTGCTGCGCTCGGCCTGCGAGCCGATGCCCGATGGCCTCGCCAACAGCTCCGGTGTTGTCGGGCGCTATTTGATGAACCACCATCTGACCGGGCTGATGGGCGTCAACCCGCTCGCCGTCAACGACACAAAATTTCCCAAGACGCTGTCGGTCAATGATTTCTATCACGGCCTGCCGGGCGATCCCGACGCCCGCGGTAACATGCAGATGCTGGGCAATATCCAGGGCGCGATGATCCGCGCCACCTATCCGGCGATGCCGCGCCTTGCCGCCAACTGGCTGGCGCGGCACTCGGTCGATGTGCTGGCGATGTCGGAAGACCTGCCCGATGCCTGCAGCCGGGTGCGGATGCTTGCGGGCGACCGCGTCGAGGTCGACTATCGTCCCGGCGGGACTGCTGCGCATGACCGTTTCGTCACCCATCTCAGGCGCGTTTTACGCCGTGCCGGATTTCCGCTGGTGCTGCGCCACGGCTTCGGCATCGAGGCGCCGTCGCACCAGTGCGGCACCGTGCGGATGGGCGATGACCCCGCAAGCTCGGCGCTCGATTCGCTTTGCCGGGCGCATGACCACCCCAATCTCCATGTCGTGGATGCAGGGTTCTTCCCCTCTTCCGCAGCCCTCAACCCTGCCCTGACCATCGCCGCCCAGGCGCTGCGGGTCGGGGCACATCTGCGCGACACCCACGCCGCCTGA
- the aroE gene encoding shikimate dehydrogenase has translation MNFLLPLTGCFAQPVAENPTVVMIEAAYRHHGLDWRYINCEVAPEDLGDAVRGARAMGWRGFNCSLPHKVAVIDHLDALGQSAAIIGAVNTIVRDGDRMIGENTDGRGFVVALKEVVDPKGKSVVLLGAGGAARAVAVEMALAGAARITIVNRSAERGQAVVDLLNDSSPAKASYASWQQTFAVPADTDIVINATSIGLYPDVEAMPDIDTGSLTPGMVVADGIPNPPRTRFLQAAQARGCRTVDGLGMLVQQGVIGIKYWTGVDADPQVMRKALLDLGL, from the coding sequence ATGAACTTTCTGCTTCCGCTTACCGGCTGCTTTGCCCAGCCCGTCGCCGAAAACCCCACCGTTGTCATGATCGAAGCCGCCTACCGGCATCACGGTCTCGACTGGCGCTATATCAATTGCGAGGTCGCGCCCGAGGATCTGGGCGATGCGGTGCGCGGCGCGCGCGCCATGGGCTGGCGCGGCTTCAACTGCTCGCTGCCACACAAGGTCGCTGTCATCGACCATCTCGACGCACTCGGCCAGTCGGCCGCAATCATCGGCGCGGTCAACACCATCGTCCGCGATGGCGACCGGATGATCGGCGAGAACACCGACGGACGCGGCTTCGTCGTGGCGCTGAAGGAGGTCGTCGATCCGAAGGGCAAATCCGTGGTGCTGCTGGGCGCAGGCGGCGCGGCCCGAGCGGTGGCCGTCGAGATGGCGTTGGCTGGAGCTGCCCGGATCACCATCGTCAACCGCAGCGCCGAACGCGGCCAGGCCGTCGTCGACCTTTTGAACGACAGCAGCCCGGCAAAGGCCAGCTATGCTTCGTGGCAGCAGACCTTTGCCGTGCCCGCCGACACCGACATCGTCATCAATGCCACCTCCATCGGGCTTTATCCGGATGTCGAGGCAATGCCCGATATCGACACCGGCAGCCTGACGCCCGGCATGGTCGTCGCCGACGGCATTCCCAATCCGCCCCGGACCCGCTTTCTGCAAGCAGCACAAGCCCGCGGCTGCCGTACCGTCGACGGGCTCGGCATGCTGGTGCAGCAGGGCGTCATCGGCATCAAATACTGGACCGGCGTGGATGCCGATCCGCAGGTCATGCGCAAGGCGCTGCTCGACCTCGGCTTGTAG
- a CDS encoding AraC family transcriptional regulator: MVIQAPFFETVTIPPDRSLLVFDRRLDEFPFNWHYHPEFELTLTVNSRGMRFVGDHFGHYDDGDLVLIAPNVPHAFQSQSLIEATSPHRAVVCWFTQDWISGLIGAVPELAPVAGLLLQARRGLHFAPVTTRLLRARLLQLTEVDGLPQVLALQSILFDLSMASDCTALASGEVAVSDLPRDRVRLQRVLDHLHVHYDQPLRLAPLCELVHLTESQLQRVFKRSARMSISAYVQQLRLGRACQMLVQTDAGIGRIATDCGFSDAADFARRFKKARNLTPSAYRVAFRRA, encoded by the coding sequence ATGGTCATACAGGCTCCCTTTTTCGAGACGGTGACAATCCCGCCGGATCGCTCGCTTCTGGTGTTTGACCGGCGGCTGGACGAGTTTCCGTTCAACTGGCACTACCATCCGGAATTCGAGCTGACGCTGACCGTCAACAGCCGCGGCATGCGCTTTGTCGGCGATCATTTCGGCCATTATGACGACGGTGACCTGGTGCTGATCGCGCCCAATGTGCCGCATGCCTTCCAGTCGCAGTCGCTGATCGAGGCGACCTCGCCGCATCGGGCGGTGGTGTGCTGGTTCACGCAGGACTGGATCAGCGGCTTGATCGGTGCGGTGCCGGAGCTTGCGCCGGTGGCTGGTCTGTTGTTGCAGGCCAGGCGCGGCCTGCATTTTGCGCCCGTCACGACAAGGCTGTTGCGGGCGCGGCTGTTGCAGCTGACCGAGGTCGACGGTCTGCCACAAGTGCTCGCCCTGCAATCAATCCTGTTCGACCTGAGCATGGCGTCTGACTGCACCGCCTTGGCCAGCGGTGAAGTGGCGGTCAGCGATTTGCCGCGTGACCGGGTGCGGCTGCAGCGTGTGCTTGATCATCTGCATGTCCATTATGATCAGCCGCTGCGGCTGGCGCCGCTCTGCGAACTGGTGCATCTGACCGAGAGCCAGCTCCAGCGCGTGTTCAAGCGCAGCGCCCGGATGTCGATCAGCGCCTATGTGCAGCAATTGCGGCTCGGGCGCGCCTGCCAGATGCTGGTGCAGACGGATGCGGGCATCGGCCGGATCGCCACCGATTGCGGCTTTTCCGATGCCGCCGATTTCGCGCGGCGGTTCAAAAAGGCCCGCAACCTCACCCCCTCGGCCTATCGCGTCGCTTTCCGCAGAGCATGA